A window of the Macaca nemestrina isolate mMacNem1 chromosome X, mMacNem.hap1, whole genome shotgun sequence genome harbors these coding sequences:
- the LOC105481373 gene encoding 17S U2 SnRNP complex component HTATSF1 translates to MSGSNLDGNDEFDEQLRMQELYGDGKDGDTQTDAGGETDSLGQQPTDTPYEWDLDKKAWFPKITEDFIATYQANYGFSNDGASSSTANVEDVHARTAEEPPQEKASEPTDPRKKGEKRKAESGWFHVEEDRNTNVYVSGLPPDITVDEFIQLMSKFGIIMRDPQTEEFKVKLYKDNQGNLKGDGLCCYLKRESVELALKLLDEDEIRGYKLHVEVAKFQLKGEYDASKKKKKCKDYKKKLSMQQKQLDWRPERRAGPSRMRHERVVIIKNMFHPMDFEDDPLVLNEIREDLRVECSKFGQIRKLLLFDRHPDGVASVSFRDPEEADYCIQTLDGRWFGGRQITAQAWDGTTDYQVEETSREREERLRGWEAFLNAPEANRGLRRSDSVSASERAGPSRARHFSEHPSTSKMNAQETATGMAFEEPIDEKKFEKTEDGGEFEEGAFENNAKESSPEKEAEEGVPAKESEEGCPQKESEEGNPVRGSEEGSPKKESKKKALKNDCEENGLAKESEDDPNKESEEEAGPTKESEEDDSEKESDEDCSEKQSEDGSEREFEENGLEKDLDEEGSEKELHENVLDNELEENDSENSEFEDDGSEKVLDEEGSEREFDEDSDEKEEEEDTYEKVFDDESDEKEDEEYADEKGLEAAGKKEEEGDADEKLFEESDEKEDEDADGKEVEDADEKLFEDDDSNEKLFDEEEDSNEKLFDDSDERGTLGGFGSVEEGPLSTGSSFILSSDDDDDI, encoded by the exons ATCACTGAAGATTTCATTGCTACATATCAGGCCAATTATGGCTTCTCTAATGATGGCGCATCTAGTTCTACCGCAAATGTTGAAGATGTCCATGCTAGAACTGCAGAGGAACCTCCACAAGAAAAAGCCTCAGAACCCACTGATCccagaaagaagggagaaaaaagaaaggctgaGTCAG GATGGTTTCATGTTGAAGAagacagaaatacaaatgtataCGTGTCTG GTTTGCCTCCAGATATTACAGTGGATGAATTTATACAACTTATGTCCAAGTTTGGCATTATTATGAGAGATCCTCAGACAGAGGAATTTAAGGTCAAACTTTACAAAGATAATCAAGGAAATCTTAAAGGAGACGGTCTTTGCTGTTATTTGAAG AGAGAATCTGTGGAACTTGCATTAAAACTTTTGGATGAAGATGAAATTAGAGGCTACAAATTACATGTTGAGGTGGCAAAGTTTCAACTGAAGGGAGAATATGATGcctcaaagaagaagaagaagtgcaAAGACTATAAGAAGAAGCTGTCTATGCAACaaaa GCAGTTGGATTGGAGACCTGAGAGGCGAGCCGGACCATCCCGGATGCGCCATGAGCGAGTTGTCATCATCAAGAATATGTTTCATCCTATGGATTTTGAG GATGATCCGTTGGTGCTGAATGAGATCAGAGAAGACCTTCGAGTAGAGTGTTCGAAGTTTGGACAAATTAGGAAGCTCCTTCTCTTTGAT AGGCACCCAGATGGTGTGGCCTCTGTGTCCTTTCGGGATCCAGAGGAAGCTGATTATTGTATTCAAACTCTGGATGGAAGATGGTTTGGTGGCCGTCAAATCACTGCCCAGGCATGGGATGGGACTACAGATTATCAG GTGGAGGAAACCtcaagagaaagggaggaaaggctGAGAGGATGGGAGGCTTTCCTCAATGCTCCGGAGGCCAACAGAGGCCTTAGGCGTTCAGATTCTGTCTCTGCTTCCGAAAGGGCAGGGCCTTCTAGAGCAAGGCATTTTTCAGAGCACCCCAGCACATCTAAAATGAATGCTCAAGAAACTGCAACTGGAATGGCGTTTGAAGAACCTATAGATGAGAAGAAGTTTGAAAAGACAGAAGATGGGGGAGAATTTGAAGAAGGTGCTTTTGAAAACAATGCTAAAGAAAGTAGCCCCGAAAAAGAAGCCGAAGAAGGCGTCCCTGCAAAAGAATCTGAAGAGGGCTGCCCCCAAAAAGAGTCTGAAGAAGGCAATCCCGTAAGAGGATCTGAAGAGGGTAGTCCTAAAAAAGAGTCTAAAAAGAAGGCACTCAAAAATGATTGTGAAGAGAATGGCCTCGCAAAGGAATCTGAAGATGACCCCAACAAGGAATCTGAAGAGGAGGCTGGCCCCACAAAAGAGTCCGAAGAAGATGACTCAGAGAAAGAGTCTGACGAAGACTGCTCTGAAAAACAGTCTGAAGATGGCTCCGAAAGAGAATTTGAAGAAAATGGTCTCGAGAAAGATTTGGACGAGGAAGGCTCTGAAAAAGAGCTTCATGAAAATGTTCTTGACAACGAGTTAGAGGAAAATGACTCCGAAAACTCTGAATTTGAAGATGACGGCTCTGAAAAAGTGTTAGATGAGGAAGGCTCTGAGAGAGAGTTTGACGAAGATTCagatgaaaaggaagaagaggaggatacatatgaaaaagtatttgatgaTGAGTCCGATGAGAAAGAGGATGAAGAATATGCAGATGAAAAGGGGCTTGAAGCTGCTGgtaaaaaggaggaagaaggtgATGCAGATGAAAAGCTGTTTGAAGAGTCAGATGAAAAGGAAGATGAAGATGCAGACGGAAAGGAAGTTGAAGATGCTGACGAAAAGTTGTTCGAAGATGATGATTCCAATGAGAAGTTGTTTGATGAGGAGGAAGATTCCAATGAGAAGTTGTTTGATGATTCTGATGAGAGGGGGACTTTGGGTGGTTTTGGGAGTGTTGAAGAAGGGCCCCTATCCACTGGCAGCAGCTTTATTCTCAGTagcgatgatgatgatgatatttaa